The proteins below come from a single Vitreimonas flagellata genomic window:
- a CDS encoding ribonucleoside-diphosphate reductase subunit alpha encodes MGEVHRGKPKPLLPLKVVEKVVTDPSRDALLTEFGKTTLTDRYLLPGESYQDMFARVATAFADDIGHAQRIYDYISKLWFMPATPVLSNGGAERGLPISCFLNAVGDSLDGIMDTWNENVWLASNGGGIGTYWGGVRSIGEKVGQNGQTSGIIPFVRVMDSLTLAISQGSLRRGSAAVYLDVHHPEIEEFLEIRKPAGDFNRKSLNLHHGLNITDEFMIAVRDDLPFGLRSPKNGEILKHVNARKLWQKILELRLQTGEPYIVFSDTVNKAMPSHQKKLGLKVRQSNLCSEIMLHTGMDHNGRERTAVCCLSSLNAETFLEWEKEEGFMEDVFRFLDNVLEDFIQRAPPEMERAIYAAMRERSVGLGLMGFHSFLQKQHVSMESAMAKVWNNKIFRHIRRGADAASVKLAQERGPCPDAAEAGVMARFSHKLAIAPTASISIICGGTSAGIEPIPANIYTHKTLSGSFAVKNPYLEQLLEEKGKNTEAVWSSILKNEGSVQHLDCLTEDEKSIFKTAFEIDQRWIIELAADRTPLICQAQSLNIFIPGDVDKWDLHMLHWMAWERGVKSLYYCRSKSVQRAGFAGEDAKADSAEAPTMSSVRTDYEECLACQ; translated from the coding sequence ATGGGCGAGGTCCATCGCGGCAAACCTAAGCCCCTCCTTCCGCTGAAGGTGGTCGAGAAGGTCGTTACGGATCCGAGCCGCGATGCGCTGTTGACGGAATTCGGCAAGACCACGCTCACCGATCGCTACCTGCTGCCCGGCGAGTCTTATCAAGACATGTTCGCGCGCGTCGCGACCGCGTTCGCCGACGACATCGGTCACGCGCAACGCATCTATGATTATATCTCGAAACTCTGGTTCATGCCCGCGACGCCCGTTCTCTCGAACGGCGGCGCGGAGCGTGGCTTGCCGATCTCGTGCTTCTTGAATGCTGTCGGCGATTCACTCGACGGCATTATGGACACGTGGAACGAGAACGTGTGGCTCGCCTCGAACGGCGGCGGCATCGGCACGTATTGGGGCGGCGTTCGTTCCATCGGCGAAAAGGTCGGTCAGAACGGCCAGACGTCCGGCATCATTCCGTTCGTGCGCGTGATGGATTCACTCACGCTCGCGATCAGCCAAGGTTCGCTGCGCCGTGGTTCGGCGGCTGTGTATCTCGACGTGCACCATCCTGAGATCGAGGAATTCCTCGAAATCCGGAAGCCGGCCGGCGATTTCAACCGCAAGAGCCTCAATCTTCACCACGGCCTCAACATCACCGACGAATTCATGATCGCGGTGCGTGACGATCTCCCGTTCGGTCTGCGTAGCCCGAAGAACGGCGAAATCCTGAAGCACGTGAACGCCCGCAAGCTCTGGCAGAAGATTCTTGAGCTCCGCCTGCAAACGGGCGAGCCCTACATCGTCTTCTCCGACACCGTGAACAAGGCGATGCCGAGCCACCAAAAGAAGCTCGGTCTCAAGGTGCGCCAATCAAATCTCTGCTCCGAGATCATGCTGCACACCGGCATGGATCATAACGGCCGCGAGCGCACCGCCGTTTGCTGCCTCTCGTCTTTGAACGCCGAGACCTTCCTCGAATGGGAGAAAGAAGAAGGCTTCATGGAAGACGTCTTTCGCTTCCTCGACAACGTACTCGAAGACTTTATCCAGCGTGCGCCGCCGGAAATGGAACGCGCCATCTACGCCGCCATGCGTGAGCGTTCGGTGGGCTTGGGCCTCATGGGCTTCCACTCGTTCCTGCAAAAGCAGCACGTGTCGATGGAATCGGCGATGGCGAAGGTCTGGAACAACAAGATCTTCCGCCACATCCGTCGCGGTGCGGACGCAGCCTCGGTCAAGCTCGCGCAAGAGCGCGGCCCTTGCCCGGATGCGGCCGAGGCCGGCGTGATGGCGCGCTTCAGCCACAAGCTCGCAATCGCGCCGACGGCGTCGATCTCGATCATCTGCGGCGGCACGTCCGCCGGCATCGAACCGATCCCAGCCAACATCTACACGCACAAGACGCTCTCGGGCTCGTTTGCGGTGAAGAACCCCTACCTCGAGCAATTGCTCGAAGAGAAGGGCAAAAACACCGAGGCCGTGTGGTCGTCGATCCTCAAGAACGAAGGCTCAGTGCAGCACCTCGATTGCTTGACCGAAGACGAAAAGAGCATCTTCAAGACCGCGTTCGAAATCGATCAACGCTGGATCATCGAACTTGCCGCCGATCGCACGCCGCTGATCTGCCAAGCGCAATCGCTCAACATCTTCATCCCGGGCGATGTCGATAAGTGGGATCTGCACATGCTGCACTGGATGGCGTGGGAGCGTGGCGTGAAGTCGCTCTATTATTGCCGCTCCAAGTCCGTGCAACGCGCAGGCTTCGCCGGCGAAGACGCCAAGGCCGATTCCGCCGAAGCGCCGACCATGTCATCCGTGCGCACCGATTACGAGGAATGCCTCGCCTGCCAATAG
- a CDS encoding DMT family transporter yields MSDASGGTKAVLAAAGGAALLGLSPIFVRLSELGPQATNFWRFALALPILAVWATISGRDRAGTSREISWLLLAGLLFGAEVGLWAAALDFTTVTNATLFSNMTPIFAAAFGWVLFKERLQAGIWWGGALALLGALTLSIARARAGAGPTPELGWFGDTLGLVSAVGYAAYLLIVRSLATRVSTGAVMLWATSAACVFALGASFVMRESLWPSTWQAWLPLIGLGLIVQAAAQGLIAYGVGRLPIVVSTILLWMQPLSAAVLSWVFFGEALGPLALFGAGLILFGVFLVQRARQ; encoded by the coding sequence ATGAGCGATGCGAGCGGGGGTACGAAAGCGGTATTGGCTGCTGCCGGAGGGGCGGCCCTCTTGGGGCTGTCGCCGATCTTCGTGCGGCTCTCCGAATTGGGGCCGCAGGCCACGAACTTCTGGAGATTCGCCCTGGCGCTGCCGATTCTGGCGGTGTGGGCCACAATATCTGGGCGCGACCGCGCAGGAACGAGTCGCGAGATCAGTTGGCTCTTGCTGGCGGGGCTCCTTTTCGGGGCCGAAGTTGGCCTCTGGGCGGCGGCGCTGGATTTTACCACCGTCACCAACGCGACGCTGTTCTCGAATATGACACCGATCTTTGCGGCGGCGTTTGGCTGGGTGCTGTTTAAGGAGCGGCTGCAGGCTGGAATTTGGTGGGGCGGCGCACTGGCGCTGCTGGGGGCGCTCACCCTTTCGATCGCCCGCGCCCGCGCCGGAGCCGGGCCTACGCCGGAGCTGGGCTGGTTCGGCGATACTTTGGGACTGGTCTCCGCCGTCGGTTACGCCGCGTACCTGCTGATCGTTCGCTCACTCGCGACGCGCGTATCCACGGGCGCGGTGATGCTGTGGGCGACGAGCGCGGCGTGTGTGTTCGCGCTCGGCGCGAGCTTTGTGATGCGGGAGAGCCTTTGGCCCTCAACCTGGCAAGCTTGGCTGCCGCTGATCGGCTTGGGGCTGATCGTGCAGGCCGCGGCGCAGGGCTTGATCGCGTACGGCGTTGGGCGTTTGCCGATCGTGGTGTCGACGATCCTGTTGTGGATGCAGCCGCTCTCCGCCGCGGTGTTGTCGTGGGTGTTCTTCGGCGAAGCATTGGGTCCGCTCGCGCTCTTTGGCGCGGGGCTCATTCTGTTTGGCGTGTTTCTGGTGCAGCGCGCGCGTCAGTGA
- the lepB gene encoding signal peptidase I: MSPDDQSLRAQVWDWAKTIGTAFLAYTAFTTVAFANYRIPSESMVPHIEVGDRVAVSKYAYGYSRYSLPFNAAALLPKSTQRLFGHLPRRGDVVVFIHPMTGETMIKRAIGLPGDVIQVRDGDLIINGVAVETSPRELVTRTAFERGAETAQRYDEQLPDGVRHATHNLSNHAPLDNFGPYTVPEGYLFFMGDNRDNSLDSRWDGMGAVPVENLIGRAEIVYATHMGDDPSAIPRWMRPLHH, from the coding sequence ATGTCACCCGATGATCAAAGCCTGCGGGCTCAAGTCTGGGATTGGGCGAAGACCATCGGCACGGCGTTCCTCGCCTATACCGCGTTCACGACCGTTGCTTTCGCGAACTACCGCATCCCTTCGGAAAGTATGGTGCCGCATATCGAGGTCGGCGATCGCGTCGCAGTTTCGAAATATGCCTACGGCTACAGTCGCTATTCACTGCCCTTCAACGCGGCCGCATTGCTGCCCAAGAGCACGCAGCGCTTGTTCGGCCATCTACCACGCCGCGGCGACGTCGTGGTGTTCATCCATCCGATGACGGGCGAAACCATGATCAAACGCGCCATCGGCTTGCCGGGCGATGTCATCCAAGTGCGCGACGGCGATCTTATCATCAATGGCGTAGCGGTGGAGACGTCACCGCGCGAACTCGTTACCCGCACGGCGTTCGAGCGTGGCGCGGAAACAGCGCAACGTTACGACGAGCAATTGCCGGACGGTGTGCGCCACGCCACGCACAATCTCAGCAATCACGCACCGCTCGACAATTTCGGGCCTTACACGGTGCCCGAAGGCTATCTCTTCTTCATGGGCGACAATCGCGACAATTCACTCGACAGCCGTTGGGACGGCATGGGCGCTGTGCCGGTCGAAAATCTGATTGGACGCGCCGAAATCGTGTACGCCACGCATATGGGCGACGATCCGAGCGCGATCCCGCGCTGGATGCGCCCGCTGCATCACTGA
- a CDS encoding EI24 domain-containing protein: MTNAFAAILGGLKDVIFGRLTWLALLNLVVALTLTIGTATAIIRFVIPMIPDGAGWLGYLSTAGEVAASIAIAVLAIALSPAISMIVGGVLFDVAAERVEKKLGITGAQGVPLHQGLLNGLRIGIPALIVNLIVLPLYLIPVVNALVFYGLNGFLMGREYLTQTAVRRMAFSDAIALRKRKGLSVFLIGLACSFVPFFAPLVGASAMTRFINTSR; encoded by the coding sequence ATGACGAATGCATTCGCCGCGATTCTGGGCGGTTTGAAGGACGTGATCTTCGGCCGGCTGACATGGCTGGCGCTGCTCAACCTTGTCGTGGCGCTGACGCTAACGATCGGGACAGCGACCGCGATCATCCGCTTCGTCATCCCGATGATCCCCGATGGCGCGGGTTGGCTCGGCTATCTCTCCACCGCGGGCGAGGTGGCGGCGAGTATCGCCATTGCCGTGCTGGCGATCGCGCTCTCGCCGGCGATTTCAATGATCGTCGGCGGCGTGCTGTTCGATGTGGCGGCGGAGCGGGTTGAGAAGAAGCTCGGCATCACCGGCGCGCAGGGTGTGCCGCTACACCAGGGCCTGCTGAACGGATTGCGCATCGGTATTCCGGCTTTGATCGTGAATCTGATCGTGCTGCCGCTCTATCTGATCCCGGTCGTCAATGCGCTCGTGTTCTACGGCCTCAACGGCTTTCTGATGGGCCGCGAATATCTCACGCAGACAGCGGTGCGACGGATGGCGTTTTCGGACGCAATCGCGCTGCGCAAGCGTAAGGGCTTGTCGGTGTTTCTGATCGGGCTCGCGTGCTCATTCGTGCCGTTCTTCGCCCCACTCGTGGGCGCAAGCGCGATGACGCGCTTTATCAATACGTCGCGCTAA
- a CDS encoding class I SAM-dependent methyltransferase has protein sequence MRKIQAIAPARIKWAIELMEIEPKHNIFEIGCGSGIAAQRICPVLGRGSFVGVDKSPAAIKAAIARNAAYTKAGRSIFIEAPLNVLDREPALFDRVFAVNVNLFWTDTYDIKTDIRRIVSKRSIFVQVYEPPNASQRRSIARAAAKNANELFENVTTKMTTRGGAGLVAIIASVPKKRVV, from the coding sequence GTGCGTAAAATCCAAGCGATCGCGCCGGCGCGGATCAAATGGGCGATTGAGCTCATGGAGATCGAGCCGAAGCACAACATTTTCGAAATCGGTTGCGGCAGCGGCATCGCCGCACAACGCATTTGCCCTGTGCTCGGGCGTGGCTCTTTCGTGGGCGTCGACAAATCGCCGGCCGCGATCAAAGCCGCCATCGCGCGCAATGCAGCATACACCAAGGCTGGCCGTTCAATCTTCATTGAGGCGCCGCTCAACGTGCTCGATCGCGAGCCCGCGCTCTTCGACCGCGTGTTCGCCGTGAACGTGAACCTGTTCTGGACCGACACTTACGACATCAAGACAGATATCCGCCGCATCGTCTCCAAGCGCAGCATTTTCGTGCAGGTATACGAACCACCAAACGCCAGCCAACGCCGCAGTATCGCGCGCGCCGCAGCAAAGAACGCGAACGAACTCTTCGAAAATGTCACGACCAAAATGACAACCCGCGGCGGCGCAGGTCTCGTCGCCATCATCGCAAGCGTCCCGAAAAAGCGCGTAGTTTAG
- a CDS encoding protein meaA, with amino-acid sequence MTAFQHAPDSPWIFRTYAGHSTPAESNKLYRANLAKGQTGLSVAFDLPTQTGYDSDHILARGEVGKVGVPIGHLGDMRALFDQIPLDQMNTSMTINAPAAWLLALYVSLAEEQGADPKKLTGTTQNDILKEYLSRGTYIFPPAPSLKLTADTIAWSLDTIPKWNPMNVCSYHLQEAGATPEQELAFALAAAIAILDEVKARGEIAPERFADVFSRISFFVNAGMRFVTELCKMRAFTALWEEIGRERYGVTDEKALRFRYGVQVNSLGLTEQQAENNVYRILLETLAVTLSKNARARAVQLPAWNEALGLPRPWDQQWSLRMQQVLAYETDLLEFEDLFDGSKVVDAKVAQLIEGARAELAKLEASGGAVANVDYMKGALVESNRRRIEQIEAGKQKVVGVNAFTSGEPSPLEAGEKSIQTVDLAVEGEQIARLKAWRAQRNASAVEQAIATLEADARAEKNIMPASIAAAKAGVTTGEWAATLRRVFGEYRGPTGVAVVIDSSGEDIDAVKQDVAALSEKLGRTLTFLVGKPGLDGHSNGAEQIAARARAVGMDAIYEGIRLTPAEIVNAAKEKKAHAVGLSILSGSHLDLVQEVVRLMRAEGLDNVPLIVGGIIPPADALALRQMGVAGVYTPKDFRITQIMGDVVKLVAAKTSA; translated from the coding sequence ATGACAGCGTTCCAGCACGCCCCCGACAGCCCTTGGATTTTCCGCACCTATGCGGGCCATTCCACACCGGCTGAATCCAACAAGCTCTACCGCGCCAATTTGGCGAAAGGCCAAACTGGCCTCTCGGTCGCCTTCGATCTGCCGACGCAGACCGGTTACGACAGCGACCACATCTTGGCGCGCGGCGAAGTCGGCAAGGTTGGCGTGCCGATCGGGCATCTCGGCGACATGCGCGCGCTGTTCGATCAGATTCCGCTCGACCAGATGAACACGTCGATGACAATCAACGCGCCGGCCGCGTGGCTGCTTGCGCTTTATGTGTCGCTCGCGGAAGAGCAAGGCGCCGATCCGAAGAAGCTCACCGGCACGACGCAGAACGACATTCTGAAAGAATATCTCTCGCGCGGCACGTACATCTTCCCGCCCGCGCCAAGCCTAAAGCTCACCGCCGACACCATCGCATGGAGCCTCGACACGATTCCAAAATGGAATCCGATGAACGTGTGCTCGTACCATTTGCAGGAAGCAGGCGCCACGCCCGAACAAGAACTCGCCTTCGCGCTCGCCGCCGCCATCGCCATTCTCGATGAGGTTAAGGCACGCGGCGAGATCGCGCCGGAGCGTTTTGCAGACGTATTCAGCCGCATCTCGTTCTTCGTGAATGCCGGCATGCGCTTCGTCACCGAGCTCTGCAAAATGCGCGCCTTCACAGCGCTCTGGGAAGAGATCGGCCGCGAACGCTATGGCGTCACAGATGAGAAGGCGCTGCGCTTCCGCTATGGCGTGCAAGTGAATTCGCTCGGCCTCACCGAACAGCAAGCCGAAAACAACGTCTATCGTATCTTGCTCGAAACGCTCGCCGTGACGCTCTCCAAGAACGCCCGCGCCCGCGCTGTGCAATTGCCGGCCTGGAACGAAGCGCTCGGCCTTCCCCGTCCGTGGGATCAGCAATGGTCGCTGCGCATGCAGCAAGTGCTCGCCTACGAAACGGACTTGCTCGAGTTCGAAGACTTGTTCGACGGCTCCAAGGTCGTCGATGCCAAAGTCGCGCAGCTCATCGAAGGTGCGCGGGCTGAATTGGCCAAGCTCGAAGCAAGCGGCGGCGCGGTCGCCAATGTCGATTACATGAAAGGCGCACTGGTCGAGTCCAATCGCCGCCGCATCGAGCAAATCGAAGCCGGCAAACAAAAAGTCGTCGGCGTCAACGCCTTCACCAGCGGCGAGCCCTCACCGCTCGAAGCCGGCGAGAAGAGCATCCAAACCGTGGACCTCGCCGTCGAAGGCGAACAGATCGCGCGTCTCAAAGCTTGGCGCGCGCAGCGCAATGCCAGCGCCGTCGAACAAGCCATCGCGACTCTTGAAGCCGACGCTCGCGCCGAGAAGAATATCATGCCAGCGTCCATCGCCGCCGCGAAGGCTGGCGTCACCACCGGAGAATGGGCGGCGACGCTGCGCCGCGTCTTTGGCGAATATCGCGGCCCCACCGGCGTCGCCGTCGTCATCGATTCCAGCGGCGAAGATATCGACGCCGTGAAGCAAGACGTGGCCGCACTCAGCGAAAAGCTCGGCCGCACGCTCACCTTCCTCGTTGGAAAGCCCGGCCTCGACGGCCATTCCAACGGCGCTGAGCAGATCGCCGCGCGCGCCCGCGCCGTCGGCATGGACGCGATTTACGAAGGCATCCGCCTGACGCCCGCCGAAATCGTGAACGCCGCGAAGGAAAAGAAGGCGCACGCCGTCGGCCTCTCCATCCTCTCCGGTTCGCACCTCGACCTCGTGCAAGAGGTCGTGCGGCTCATGCGCGCAGAGGGGCTCGACAATGTTCCACTTATCGTTGGCGGCATTATTCCGCCTGCCGACGCGCTGGCGCTCCGACAAATGGGCGTTGCCGGCGTTTACACGCCCAAGGATTTCCGTATCACCCAAATCATGGGCGATGTCGTGAAACTGGTGGCTGCGAAAACGAGTGCGTAA
- a CDS encoding STM3941 family protein: MAKGKDIGLTLISLAFVAIGVFLLIEGDPEDRVMALGATIFFGACALVGLMQFVPHQRAALDSEGGLTIQPDRIQLTGMAIAAIGMAAGCALLAPLAAADNRPVVSIAGYLGVVFFGFGGLFILWRVITDKPLARIDQEGVRTFGARAWSLAWRDIGGVSSGTIAGQPFIAFDVDLSRAPRAAQSRYTIGVHGSRLRFEDLQSATFELWQRHRDASAPAALQH; the protein is encoded by the coding sequence ATGGCGAAGGGCAAGGATATTGGGCTGACGCTTATCAGTCTCGCCTTCGTCGCCATCGGCGTCTTCTTGTTGATCGAAGGCGATCCAGAAGATCGGGTGATGGCCCTAGGCGCCACCATTTTCTTCGGCGCCTGCGCGCTTGTCGGCCTGATGCAATTCGTGCCGCATCAGCGCGCGGCGCTGGACAGCGAAGGCGGCCTGACAATCCAGCCCGATCGCATTCAACTGACCGGCATGGCCATCGCGGCCATCGGCATGGCGGCCGGCTGCGCGCTCTTGGCCCCGCTTGCCGCAGCGGACAATCGCCCTGTGGTTTCGATCGCAGGCTATTTGGGCGTCGTATTCTTTGGTTTCGGCGGCCTCTTCATCCTGTGGCGCGTGATCACCGACAAACCGCTCGCGCGCATCGACCAGGAGGGCGTGCGCACATTTGGCGCGCGCGCCTGGTCGCTCGCTTGGCGCGACATCGGCGGCGTCAGCAGCGGCACGATTGCTGGTCAGCCCTTTATCGCCTTCGACGTGGATCTCTCGCGCGCGCCACGGGCTGCCCAATCGCGCTACACCATCGGCGTGCATGGCTCGCGGCTGAGGTTTGAAGATTTGCAGAGCGCGACGTTCGAGCTCTGGCAGCGCCACCGCGACGCTTCGGCGCCTGCTGCACTGCAACATTAA
- a CDS encoding L-serine ammonia-lyase: MLSVLDLFRIGIGPSSSHTIGPIRIAKRFVDNLERARALAATHRIVVELQGSLALTGAGHATPKAVILGLAGLEPETLDPAHADHIVAHVHAEKHIHMPTGRVIAFDPAQDIVFAYDLMPKLHPNGMKLTAYSGDGAVLASEEYYSTGGGFIATRRQLETPLDGDIIPSRIIVPHPFGSAAELLEACERGNVSVADIILANEDAMRPRSETEAKLDRTGDVMRACIERGLQRTGELPGGLKVQRRAPELWRKMSGAGAANEPERLFDWLNVYAMAVNEENAAGGQVVTAPTNGAAGIIPAVLRHYCSEGDVASKTRAFLLTAGGVGLLYKQRASISGAEMGCQGEVGVACSMAAAGLAAVWGGTPQQVANAAEIGMEHNLGLTCDPVGGLVQIPCIERNAIGAVKAVNAARLALHTTGATKVSLDQVIETMRQTGLDMSSKYKETSQGGLAVNVVEC, from the coding sequence ATGCTTTCCGTTCTGGACCTTTTTCGCATCGGCATCGGCCCATCGAGTTCGCACACCATCGGCCCGATCCGCATCGCCAAGCGCTTCGTCGATAATCTCGAACGCGCGCGTGCGCTCGCCGCAACGCACCGCATCGTCGTTGAGCTCCAAGGCTCGCTCGCGCTTACCGGCGCAGGCCACGCGACGCCCAAGGCCGTGATCCTCGGTCTTGCCGGCTTAGAGCCAGAGACGCTCGATCCCGCACACGCCGATCACATCGTCGCGCACGTGCACGCCGAGAAGCACATTCATATGCCCACCGGCCGCGTGATCGCCTTCGATCCCGCGCAAGACATCGTCTTCGCGTACGACCTGATGCCGAAGCTCCACCCCAACGGCATGAAGCTCACCGCTTACTCTGGCGACGGCGCCGTGCTCGCGAGCGAGGAATATTATTCGACGGGCGGCGGCTTCATCGCCACACGCCGCCAACTCGAAACGCCCCTCGACGGCGACATCATCCCCTCGCGCATCATCGTGCCGCATCCGTTCGGCTCCGCCGCCGAATTGCTCGAAGCTTGCGAGCGCGGAAACGTCAGCGTCGCCGACATTATCCTCGCCAATGAAGATGCGATGCGCCCGCGCAGCGAGACGGAAGCCAAGCTTGATCGCACCGGCGACGTCATGCGCGCGTGTATCGAACGCGGCCTGCAGCGCACCGGCGAACTCCCCGGCGGCCTGAAAGTGCAACGCCGCGCACCTGAACTTTGGCGCAAAATGAGCGGCGCGGGCGCGGCCAATGAGCCGGAACGTCTGTTCGATTGGCTCAACGTCTATGCGATGGCCGTGAACGAAGAAAACGCCGCTGGCGGCCAGGTCGTCACCGCCCCCACCAATGGCGCGGCCGGCATTATCCCTGCGGTGCTGCGCCATTATTGCAGCGAAGGCGACGTTGCCTCGAAGACGCGCGCGTTTCTGCTCACGGCCGGCGGCGTCGGCCTGCTCTACAAACAGCGCGCCTCTATCTCCGGCGCAGAGATGGGTTGCCAAGGCGAAGTCGGCGTTGCGTGCTCCATGGCGGCGGCCGGCCTCGCCGCTGTATGGGGCGGCACGCCACAACAAGTCGCCAACGCCGCCGAGATCGGCATGGAGCACAATCTTGGCCTCACCTGCGATCCCGTCGGCGGCCTCGTGCAAATCCCCTGCATCGAGCGCAACGCCATCGGCGCCGTGAAGGCCGTCAACGCCGCGCGCCTCGCGCTCCACACCACCGGCGCCACCAAAGTGTCGCTTGACCAAGTCATCGAAACCATGCGCCAAACCGGCCTCGATATGTCGTCGAAGTACAAAGAAACCAGCCAAGGCGGCTTGGCCGTGAATGTGGTGGAGTGCTGA
- the ccrA gene encoding crotonyl-CoA carboxylase/reductase, translating to MAQPNLKAVKDLYEIGEIPPQFHVPKTMWAWAIRKERHGRPATAMQLEQVPVPTIGEDEVLVLVMAAGVNYNGVWAALGEPLSPLDGHKQPYHVAGSDASGIVWAVGAKVKRWKPGDEVVIHCNQDDGDDEECNGGDPMFSPTQKIWGYETSDGSFAQFCKVQARQLMHRPQHLTWEEAACYTLTLATAYRMLFGWRPNVLRPGQNVLVWGASGGLGVFATQLCAVSGAHAIGVVSDESKKDYVLSMGAKAVLNRKDFNCWGQLPKVNGEGFQDYMKEVAKFGKAVRAITGGKDPDIVFEHPGEQTFPVSVRIVKRGGMVVICAGTTGYNLTMDARYLWMHQKRVQGSHFAHLYHASQANQLVIDRRIDPAMSEVFAWDKIPDAHEKMLDNKHAPGNMAVLVNAQRSGLRTWEDALELSNARS from the coding sequence ATGGCCCAGCCGAACCTGAAAGCCGTCAAGGATTTGTACGAGATCGGGGAAATCCCGCCGCAATTCCACGTCCCCAAGACCATGTGGGCGTGGGCGATCCGCAAGGAGCGGCACGGCCGCCCGGCGACCGCGATGCAGCTTGAGCAAGTCCCAGTGCCGACGATCGGCGAGGACGAGGTGCTCGTGCTCGTGATGGCGGCGGGCGTGAATTACAACGGCGTGTGGGCGGCGCTTGGTGAGCCGCTTTCGCCGCTCGATGGGCACAAGCAGCCCTACCACGTGGCGGGCTCTGACGCGTCGGGCATCGTCTGGGCCGTGGGCGCCAAGGTGAAGCGCTGGAAGCCGGGCGACGAAGTCGTCATCCATTGTAACCAGGACGATGGCGACGACGAGGAATGTAATGGCGGCGACCCGATGTTCTCGCCGACGCAAAAGATTTGGGGTTACGAGACCTCCGACGGTTCATTCGCGCAATTCTGCAAAGTGCAGGCGCGCCAGCTGATGCACCGCCCGCAGCATCTCACATGGGAAGAGGCGGCTTGCTACACGCTGACGCTGGCGACGGCGTATCGCATGCTGTTCGGCTGGCGTCCGAACGTGCTGCGTCCGGGCCAAAACGTGCTGGTGTGGGGCGCCTCGGGCGGCCTCGGCGTGTTCGCGACGCAGCTTTGCGCGGTCAGCGGCGCGCACGCGATCGGCGTCGTCTCCGATGAGAGCAAGAAGGACTACGTGCTCTCGATGGGCGCGAAGGCCGTGCTTAACCGTAAAGATTTCAATTGCTGGGGCCAGTTGCCGAAGGTGAACGGCGAGGGCTTCCAAGACTATATGAAAGAGGTGGCGAAGTTCGGCAAAGCCGTGCGCGCCATCACCGGCGGCAAAGATCCAGACATCGTGTTCGAGCATCCGGGCGAACAGACCTTCCCGGTCTCGGTCCGCATCGTGAAGCGCGGCGGCATGGTCGTGATCTGCGCCGGCACCACAGGCTACAATCTGACCATGGATGCGCGTTACCTCTGGATGCACCAAAAGCGCGTCCAAGGTTCGCACTTCGCACACCTCTATCACGCATCCCAAGCCAACCAGCTGGTGATCGATCGCCGGATCGATCCGGCGATGTCGGAAGTGTTCGCCTGGGATAAGATCCCCGACGCGCACGAGAAGATGCTCGATAACAAGCACGCGCCGGGCAACATGGCCGTGTTGGTGAATGCGCAACGCTCGGGCCTGCGCACGTGGGAAGACGCGCTTGAGCTCAGCAACGCGCGCAGCTGA
- a CDS encoding pyridoxamine 5'-phosphate oxidase family protein — protein MLSEAQRDLIISIIEEAPDLTIATLRADGWPQANVVSFASDGLALYFGGNAKSQKAENIARDDRVSVALTCPYDDDWDTIRGLSIGGRARRVTDADELAKVGALMMKKFPQIAKFVAFGAEMDMAIFRIDAELISLLDYTKGFGHVELLTV, from the coding sequence ATGCTTAGCGAGGCGCAGCGCGACCTTATTATCTCGATTATCGAGGAAGCGCCCGATCTGACGATTGCGACGCTGCGCGCCGACGGCTGGCCGCAGGCGAATGTCGTGAGCTTCGCCAGCGATGGGCTGGCGCTTTACTTTGGCGGCAACGCCAAAAGCCAGAAGGCTGAGAACATCGCGCGGGATGATCGGGTCTCCGTCGCCCTGACCTGTCCTTATGATGATGATTGGGACACGATCCGTGGTCTCTCCATCGGCGGCCGTGCGCGGCGGGTGACCGACGCGGACGAACTGGCCAAGGTCGGTGCGCTCATGATGAAGAAGTTTCCGCAGATCGCGAAGTTCGTGGCGTTCGGGGCGGAGATGGATATGGCGATCTTCCGCATCGACGCCGAGTTGATCTCGCTGCTCGATTACACGAAGGGCTTCGGCCACGTGGAGCTGCTGACGGTCTAG